A single window of Nyctibius grandis isolate bNycGra1 chromosome Z, bNycGra1.pri, whole genome shotgun sequence DNA harbors:
- the PELO gene encoding protein pelota homolog has protein sequence MKLVRKDLEKDNAGQVTLIPEEPEDMWHTYNLLQVGDSLRASTIRKVQTESATGSVGSNRIRTTLTLCVEAIDFDSQACQLRVKGTNIQENEYVKMGAYHTIELEPNRQFTLAKKQWDSVVLERIEQACDPAWSADVAAVVMQEGLAHVCLVTPSMTLTRAKVEVNIPRKRKGNCSQHDRALERFYEQVVQAIQRHINFEVVKCVLVASPGFVREQFCDYMFQQAVKTDNKLLLENKSKFLQVHSSSGHKYALKEALCDPAVTSRLSDTKAAGEVKALDDFYKMLQHEPDRAFYGLKHVEKASEAMAIDTLLISDELFRHQDVATRARYVKLVDSVRENMGTVRIFSSLHVSGEQLGQLTGVAAILRFPVAELSDQEEDSSSEED, from the exons ATGAAGCTGGTGAGGAAGGACCTGGAGAAGGATAATGCGGGGCAGGTGACGCTGATCCCCGAGGAGCCCGAGGACATGTGGCACACCTACAACCTGCTGCAGGTGGGTGACAGCCTGCGGGCCTCCACCATCCGGAAGGTGCAGACCGAGTCGGCTACGGGCAGCGTGGGCAGCAACCGCATCCGCACCACCCTCACCCTTTGCGTGGAGGCCATCGACTTTGACTCCCAGGCCTGCCAGCTGCGGGTCAAGGGCACTAACATCCAAGAGAACGAGTATGTCAAGATGGGGGCCTACCACACCATCGAGCTGGAGCCGAACCGGCAGTTCACGTTGGCGAAGAAGCAGTGGGACAGCGTGGTGCTGGAGCGCATTGAGCAGGCCTGCGACCCGGCTTGGAGCGCTGATGTGGCAGCTGTGGTCATGCAGGAAGGGTTGGCTCACGTCTGCTTGGTTACTCCAAGCATGACGCTTACCCGTGCCAAGGTGGAGGTGAACATCCCCCGCAAGCGGAAAGGGAATTGCAGTCAGCACGACCGGGCCCTGGAGAGGTTTTACGAGCAGGTGGTGCAAGCCATCCAGCGGCATATCAACTTTGAGGTGGTGAAGTGTGTACTGGTGGCTAGCCCAGGCTTCGTACGGGAGCAGTTTTGTGACTACATGTTCCAGCAGGCAGTCAAGACTGACAACAAGCTTCTGCTGGAGAACAAGTCCAAGTTCCTACAG GTCCACTCTTCCTCGGGACATAAATACGCATTGAAGGAAGCCCTCTGCGACCCAGCTGTAACCAGCCGTCTCTCTGACACTAAGGCAGCTGGTGAGGTCAAAGCCTTAGATGACTTCTATAAAATGCTTCAGCATGAGCCTGACCGGGCTTTTTATGGCCtaaagcatgtggagaaggcCAGTGAAGCCATGGCCATTGATACCTTGCTGATTAGTGATGAGCTTTTCCGGCACCAGGATGTGGCTACACGTGCCCGATATGTTAAATTGGTAGATAGCGTACGGGAGAACATGGGCACGGTACGCATTTTCTCCAGCCTTCATGTGTCTGGAGAGCAGCTTGGCCAGCTGACAGGGGTGGCAGCCATCCTGCGCTTTCCTGTTGCTGAGCTTTCTGACCAGGAAGAAGACTCTAGCTCTGAGGAGGATTGA